Proteins encoded by one window of Blautia argi:
- a CDS encoding CapA family protein has translation MLVTTAVAGGRKAAKEAKEEQKKIEAEKKAEEKAKKAEAAKKAQDAVITISAAGDCTLGTDESFDYESGFTGKYDAVQDPSYFFRNVKPVFEADDLTIVNMEGTLTQEETRADKLYAFKADPEYAKILTEGDVEAVNLANNHTYDYGEKSYTDTIAALDAEGVLSFGNDRTALVEIKGTKVGLVGTYELRDHMGCEQEMKDNIASLKEQGAKVIIATFHWGEERENIPNETQVALAHSAIDNGADLVLGHHPHVLQGIEEYKGKNIVYSLGNFCFGGNSAPSDMDTMIFQQTFTIEDGELQKDNVTNIIPCKISSAYAEGYNNYQPTPMEGAEGEAIFARIKEYSQAVGTDLDVTGMGVGKAGIQEKQTTDTKAAEENITEGQAVNTAEKKAEKDTKKSKSDKKKEKDSSSKDE, from the coding sequence TTGCTGGTAACAACGGCTGTGGCAGGAGGAAGGAAAGCTGCAAAAGAAGCAAAGGAAGAACAGAAAAAGATTGAGGCAGAAAAAAAGGCGGAAGAAAAGGCTAAAAAAGCAGAGGCAGCAAAAAAAGCTCAGGACGCAGTAATTACCATTAGTGCGGCAGGGGATTGCACTCTTGGTACAGATGAAAGCTTTGATTATGAAAGCGGTTTTACCGGAAAATACGATGCTGTGCAGGATCCCTCTTATTTTTTCAGAAATGTAAAACCTGTCTTTGAGGCAGACGATTTGACTATTGTCAATATGGAGGGGACTCTGACACAAGAGGAAACAAGGGCAGACAAGCTATATGCCTTTAAAGCAGATCCCGAATATGCGAAGATTTTGACAGAGGGCGATGTGGAAGCTGTAAATCTGGCAAATAATCATACTTATGATTATGGAGAAAAAAGCTATACAGACACCATAGCAGCGCTGGACGCAGAAGGAGTTCTTTCCTTTGGAAATGACAGAACTGCCCTTGTAGAAATCAAAGGCACTAAAGTAGGGCTTGTGGGAACTTATGAACTGCGGGATCACATGGGCTGTGAGCAGGAGATGAAGGATAACATTGCCAGCTTGAAGGAGCAGGGGGCAAAGGTGATTATTGCCACTTTCCACTGGGGAGAAGAGCGGGAGAATATTCCCAATGAAACTCAGGTGGCACTGGCACATTCTGCTATTGACAATGGTGCAGATTTGGTGCTGGGACATCACCCTCATGTTTTGCAGGGAATTGAAGAGTATAAAGGGAAAAACATTGTATACAGTCTTGGGAATTTTTGTTTTGGGGGGAATTCCGCACCCTCGGACATGGACACCATGATTTTTCAGCAGACCTTTACCATTGAGGACGGAGAATTGCAGAAGGATAATGTGACAAATATTATCCCATGTAAGATTTCTTCCGCATATGCAGAGGGCTATAACAATTATCAGCCCACCCCGATGGAGGGAGCAGAAGGAGAGGCAATTTTTGCAAGGATTAAAGAATACAGCCAGGCTGTGGGAACCGACCTTGATGTGACTGGAATGGGTGTAGGAAAAGCAGGAATACAGGAAAAGCAGACAACAGATACCAAAGCTGCGGAGGAAAATATAACAGAAGGCCAGGCTGTGAATACTGCTGAGAAAAAGGCGGAAAAGGACACAAAGAAAAGTAAGAGCGATAAGAAAAAGGAGAAAGATTCTTCTTCAAAGGACGAATAG